In one window of Clarias gariepinus isolate MV-2021 ecotype Netherlands chromosome 10, CGAR_prim_01v2, whole genome shotgun sequence DNA:
- the zpd gene encoding zona pellucida glycoprotein d isoform X2, with protein MPPRKCIPSKCTPNTCILSDDQQSCKCAAGYFGDQCDQVVTIKVVCGKDSIAVFVIEDFFKYYNVDLESVHLSNPECRAKKEVIGDVAFYTVRTPKDKYDDCGGQPVEKNITHVTYSLRMMSDQQVYANIVRDPVITIDYKCIYPFIHMVSVSSPVLPVASETVLMMDHLDAAVEITVYRDEGYVEVFGGIPTVHYRDRVFVQVSVTRPRDFFNLRVDECWVTQTPDPNTTLSLSHTLLLNGCADDETILFIAKSITHRNGTMEQGGQNGVGSTVRFSFEMFRFIIEPYELFLHCIVHLCAHGHGESCVPECKSVVKREATLKEAFEGLVSYGPIRFKVTEQPKINVIFTLLVSMAFVWMLALFLILLIYIAKAGSKRMTTNTPT; from the exons atgccaccca GGAAATGCATTCCGTCCAAGTGCACTCCAAACACATGCATCTTATCCGATGATCAGCAGAGCTGTAAATGCGCAGCAGGTTACTTTGGAGACCAGTGTGACCAAG TTGTAACAATCAAGGTGGTATGTGGAAAAGATTCGATCGCTGTCTTTGTGATCGAAGACTTTTTCAAATACTACAACGTCGACCTTGAGTCCGTTCACTTGAGCAACCCTGAGTGCCGTGCCAAAAAGGAGGTGATTGGTGATGTTGCGTTTTACACAGTGCGGACGCCGAAAGACAAATACGATGACTGTGGTGGCCAACCTGTGGAG AAAAATATTACCCATGTGACGTATTCATTAAGAATGATGTCGGATCAGCAAGTGTACGCAAACATTGTAAGGGATCCGGTCATAACGATCGACTACAAGTGCATCTACCCGTTCATCCACATGGTCAGTGTGTCTTCTCCCGTCCTCCCTGTAGCAAG TGAGACCGTATTGATGATGGATCATCTGGATGCAGCTGTGGAAATAACGGTGTACAGGGACGAGGGGTACGTGGAGGTCTTTGGAGGCATACCGACTGTGCACTATAGGGACCGAGTATTTGTGCAGGTCAGTGTGACTCGGCCAAGAGATTTCTTCAACTTGAGGGTGGATGAGTGCTGGGTGACGCAGACCCCTGATCCCAATACCACACTGAGCCTCTCGCACACACTCCTGCTGAATGG ATGTGCTGATGATGAAACTATTTTGTTTATAGCAAAATCCATTACACATCGTAACGGTACAATGGAACAAGGGGGACAAAATGGCGTGGGCTCAACCGTGCGTTTCTCCTTTGAAATGTTTCGCTTCATTATCGAGCCCTATGAGCTATTTCTGCACTGCATTGTTCACCTCTGTGCCCACGGGCATGGAGAGTCTTGTGTTCCT GAATGTAAATCTGTTGTCAAGAGGGAGGCGACCTTAAAGGAAGCATTTGAGGGTCTTGTGTCTTACGGCCCGATCAGATTTAAAGTGACTGAGCAGCCCAAGATAA ATGTGATTTTTACCCTGCTGGTGTCCATGGCTTTTGTCTGGATGCTGGCACTCTTTCTCATCCTCCTAATCTACATCGCCAAGGCAGGGAGCAAACGCATGACCACAAACACTCCAACTTAG
- the zpd gene encoding zona pellucida glycoprotein d isoform X1, which produces MHQWEFTMFYLSGSVVLAVCFLCNFENVTGKCIPSKCTPNTCILSDDQQSCKCAAGYFGDQCDQVVTIKVVCGKDSIAVFVIEDFFKYYNVDLESVHLSNPECRAKKEVIGDVAFYTVRTPKDKYDDCGGQPVEKNITHVTYSLRMMSDQQVYANIVRDPVITIDYKCIYPFIHMVSVSSPVLPVASETVLMMDHLDAAVEITVYRDEGYVEVFGGIPTVHYRDRVFVQVSVTRPRDFFNLRVDECWVTQTPDPNTTLSLSHTLLLNGCADDETILFIAKSITHRNGTMEQGGQNGVGSTVRFSFEMFRFIIEPYELFLHCIVHLCAHGHGESCVPECKSVVKREATLKEAFEGLVSYGPIRFKVTEQPKINVIFTLLVSMAFVWMLALFLILLIYIAKAGSKRMTTNTPT; this is translated from the exons ATGCATCAGTGGGAATTTACGATGTTTTATCTGTCG GGTTCTGTAGTACTAGCAGTATGTTTTTTGTGCAATTTTGAAAATGTTACTG GGAAATGCATTCCGTCCAAGTGCACTCCAAACACATGCATCTTATCCGATGATCAGCAGAGCTGTAAATGCGCAGCAGGTTACTTTGGAGACCAGTGTGACCAAG TTGTAACAATCAAGGTGGTATGTGGAAAAGATTCGATCGCTGTCTTTGTGATCGAAGACTTTTTCAAATACTACAACGTCGACCTTGAGTCCGTTCACTTGAGCAACCCTGAGTGCCGTGCCAAAAAGGAGGTGATTGGTGATGTTGCGTTTTACACAGTGCGGACGCCGAAAGACAAATACGATGACTGTGGTGGCCAACCTGTGGAG AAAAATATTACCCATGTGACGTATTCATTAAGAATGATGTCGGATCAGCAAGTGTACGCAAACATTGTAAGGGATCCGGTCATAACGATCGACTACAAGTGCATCTACCCGTTCATCCACATGGTCAGTGTGTCTTCTCCCGTCCTCCCTGTAGCAAG TGAGACCGTATTGATGATGGATCATCTGGATGCAGCTGTGGAAATAACGGTGTACAGGGACGAGGGGTACGTGGAGGTCTTTGGAGGCATACCGACTGTGCACTATAGGGACCGAGTATTTGTGCAGGTCAGTGTGACTCGGCCAAGAGATTTCTTCAACTTGAGGGTGGATGAGTGCTGGGTGACGCAGACCCCTGATCCCAATACCACACTGAGCCTCTCGCACACACTCCTGCTGAATGG ATGTGCTGATGATGAAACTATTTTGTTTATAGCAAAATCCATTACACATCGTAACGGTACAATGGAACAAGGGGGACAAAATGGCGTGGGCTCAACCGTGCGTTTCTCCTTTGAAATGTTTCGCTTCATTATCGAGCCCTATGAGCTATTTCTGCACTGCATTGTTCACCTCTGTGCCCACGGGCATGGAGAGTCTTGTGTTCCT GAATGTAAATCTGTTGTCAAGAGGGAGGCGACCTTAAAGGAAGCATTTGAGGGTCTTGTGTCTTACGGCCCGATCAGATTTAAAGTGACTGAGCAGCCCAAGATAA ATGTGATTTTTACCCTGCTGGTGTCCATGGCTTTTGTCTGGATGCTGGCACTCTTTCTCATCCTCCTAATCTACATCGCCAAGGCAGGGAGCAAACGCATGACCACAAACACTCCAACTTAG